In one window of Leptospira sp. WS92.C1 DNA:
- a CDS encoding transposase gives MLFELSPLLNCILLFRLFSNSQNQTQILFLKAQLAAYKRKNKKIQTKPFERLKLVLLSYLDPNWKENLILVSPAALLKWRKQKFKIFWALLSRRKKPGRPNAPWELIKLIRRIAKENKIWGATKLHGLLRKLGHDDISERTVSKYIPKRPPDPKKRLSWKQFYSLHADAMVVTDTFTAYSTNFKEIYRVVFFLHVGSRQILHFDIHTNPTTQWMRKVLKFAIRKQAKENDRSKPRYFLSDNDPLFGKRFSNYLERIGIKHKKTTRYSPWQNCYAERWIKTCRNEFLDFFIPINQYHLEKNLTEFIHFYNHHRTHLALNKESPVPSPVLKPPPSGKGKLIATPVLGGLYHTYSYKEAA, from the coding sequence TTGCTTTTCGAACTCTCCCCTCTACTCAATTGTATTTTACTATTTCGACTCTTCTCTAATAGCCAAAATCAAACTCAGATTCTGTTTCTCAAAGCACAGCTTGCAGCATACAAACGAAAAAACAAAAAGATTCAAACAAAACCATTCGAAAGACTAAAGCTCGTACTCCTTTCCTATTTGGATCCAAACTGGAAAGAAAATTTGATTCTCGTTTCTCCGGCTGCTCTCTTGAAATGGAGAAAACAAAAATTCAAAATCTTTTGGGCTCTGCTTTCGAGAAGAAAAAAACCAGGAAGACCCAACGCTCCTTGGGAACTGATCAAGCTCATCCGCAGAATCGCCAAAGAAAACAAAATCTGGGGTGCCACAAAACTGCATGGCCTACTTCGAAAACTCGGTCATGATGATATTTCTGAACGAACCGTTTCAAAATACATTCCCAAACGACCCCCAGATCCAAAGAAACGACTCTCTTGGAAACAGTTTTACTCTCTTCATGCAGACGCAATGGTCGTCACCGATACATTTACCGCTTACTCTACAAATTTTAAAGAAATTTACAGAGTCGTTTTCTTTTTACACGTCGGTTCGAGACAAATTCTTCACTTCGACATTCATACAAATCCTACCACCCAATGGATGAGAAAGGTGTTAAAATTTGCAATTCGAAAACAAGCGAAAGAGAATGATCGTTCTAAACCCAGATATTTTCTTTCGGATAACGATCCGCTCTTCGGAAAACGATTTTCAAACTATTTAGAACGAATCGGAATCAAACACAAAAAGACAACGCGTTATTCTCCTTGGCAAAATTGTTACGCCGAACGATGGATTAAAACCTGCAGAAATGAATTCCTGGATTTCTTCATTCCGATCAACCAGTATCATCTCGAAAAAAACTTAACCGAGTTTATTCACTTTTACAATCATCACAGAACTCATCTGGCATTAAACAAAGAAAGTCCCGTTCCATCTCCCGTTTTGAAACCGCCACCGAGTGGAAAAGGGAAGCTCATTGCTACCCCCGTCCTCGGCGGACTCTATCACACCTATTCTTACAAAGAAGCGGCTTAG